One region of Triticum aestivum cultivar Chinese Spring chromosome 6B, IWGSC CS RefSeq v2.1, whole genome shotgun sequence genomic DNA includes:
- the LOC123139792 gene encoding uncharacterized protein, protein METAIGAAGWLLGKVLTKLSEDLVAAYVSSNELGLNFHDIKLKLLYTQGLLHASEGRDMSNNPGLYGLLGELSKKADEAEDMLDEIHYFMIQDQLDGTKEAAPELGDGVRGSALHVRHAARHTIGNWIPCFSCSRTQGGDSSVDVVTSDNDGGPVHKLSFDRVDMSNKIRSVIEELNSMCGPVSDLLKIPNHSNTATSTPITLKKPPTGSVSAQDKLYGREVIFEQTINELTGTKYLGETLSVMSFVGPGGMGKTTFTQHLYNEKRVEEHFIVRVWVCVSTGFDVTNLTRQTLRCIPAVEKEEYKCTVETASLDQLQKSIIERLKSKRFNHLKFLDLNLWRGSENLPKDFSRLINLRHFFSSKELHSNIPEVGKMKCLHELKEFNVKKEGVGFELKELGDLRELGGELCICNLEIVASKGEASAAKLKNKRNLKKLRLVWGAEHKTVDDDVLEGLEPHPDLRVLSITNAGVATCPRWLCDDLSTKRLESLHLEGISWVTHPAFEQLPHLTKLTLKSISGMRVLRLGFSTVTGRSFTHLKTLDLTDMPELVEWVGEPNSNLFSRLESISLEDCPSLCSFPFLEYSHLFTNLFSLDIRYCPKLSQFPPMPRTSTLSNMQLFNRSSSVVLHGKKKFRIKQYKGALAFHNLDEVEDMRIVGGPHISCSSLKKLNSLRSVHFEECDDMFFAEQDDAVVLHSVQNLVISDSRITGESFSNALKLLPALSQVILDKCKRLEFLPVEDGGLSGLRMLQSFRGLGCGNLFSRWHKGEVGGGGHAIKPFPTSLRELDISFELSIESMGLLSNLTSLTSLSLKVCKELTMDGFNPQITVNLKQLVLYANKFIAGDLLSEIARSKLMHAGSFQLEELEVDSISAVLTVPICSHLAATLHTLRFTIDKLATTFTEEQEQALLLLTSLKNLEFEWCKNLESFPRVLRGLSTLKRLRIYMCDKILCLPSKESLPASLETLVVWCDSPELTEQAKKLKGSEPWFSGYRSKWYGAGGAEQWRTVGDGRGSHNRNELVMIYPPPRPGKQQAKGGRRQQAKAKYSRRLSCLQQLVCLPSLPPLLFVRMQGREQAKVPDYIQEAERTIYADRNNGSCDGRFNHSVVSMI, encoded by the exons ATGGAGACGGCCATCGGTGCGGCCGGTTGGCTGCTGGGCAAGGTGCTTACGAAACTGTCCGAGGACCTTGTGGCCGCGTACGTGTCCAGCAACGAGCTGGGCCTCAACTTCCACGACATCAAACTGAAGCTCCTCTACACACAAGGGCTGCTGCATGCATCCGAGGGGAGGGACATGAGCAACAACCCTGGCCTCTATGGATTACTCGGGGAGCTGAGCAAGAAGGCGGATGAGGCCGAGGACATGCTCGATGAGATCCACTACTTCATGATCCAGGACCAGCTCGACGGCACCAAGGAGGCAGCCCCAGAACTGGGCGATGGCGTCCGGGGCTCTGCCCTTCATGTCCGTCATGCTGCTCGCCACACCATCGGTAACTGGATTCCTTGCTTTTCTTGCTCGCGTACTCAAGGTGGTGATTCTTCTGTTGATGTTGTCACTAGTGACAATGATGGTGGGCCTGTTCATAAGTTGTCTTTTGACAGAGTGGATATGTCCAACAAAATCAGGTCGGTAATAGAGGAATTGAACTCCATGTGTGGACCTGTCTCTGACTTGCTCAAAATTCCAAACCATAGTAACACTGCAACAAGCACACCTATCACTCTCAAAAAGCCACCCACGGGTTCAGTATCTGCACAAGATAAACTGTATGGGAGGGAAGTCATCTTTGAGCAAACTATAAATGAGCTCACTGGTACAAAATATCTTGGTGAAACCCTTTCTGTTATGTCTTTTGTTGGCCCTGGGGGTATGGGAAAGACAACCTTCACCCAACACTTGTATAATGAGAAAAGGGTTGAGGAGCACTTCATTGTTAGGGTCTGGGTATGTGTCTCAACTGGTTTTGATGTGACCAACCTCACCCGGCAGACCCTTAGGTGCATACCTGCAGTTGAAAAAGAAGAATACAAATGTACAGTTGAAACAGCCAGTTTAGACCAGCTTCAAAAATCCATTATAGAAAGATTGAAGTCCAAAAG ATTTAACCACTTGAAATTTCTGGACCTCAATCTTTGGCGTGGTAGTGAAAATTTGCCCAAAGACTTTAGTCGCCTTATAAATTTACGCCATTTTTTCTCTTCTAAAGAACTCCATTCCAATATTCCTGAGGTTGGAAAGATGAAGTGTTTACATGAGCTAAAAGAGTTCAATGTTAAGAAAGAGGGTGTTGGATTTGAACTGAAAGAGCTGGGGGATTTGCGAGAGCTGGGAGGAGAACTCTGCATATGTAATCTTGAAATTGTGGCGTCCAAAGGAGAAGCTAGTGCTGCCAAACTGAAAAATAAAAGAAATCTGAAAAAGCTAAGATTAGTTTGGGGTGCAGAGCACAAGACTGTAGATGATGATGTTCTTGAAGGTCTTGAACCACATCCTGATCTTAGGGTGCTTAGCATTACGAATGCTGGAGTTGCCACTTGTCCTAGATGGTTGTGTGATGACTTAAGCACAAAAAGGTTGGAGTCTCTTCATCTAGAAGGTATATCTTGGGTCACTCATCCAGCTTTTGAGCAGCTACCACACCTCACCAAGCTCACATTGAAGAGTATTTCTGGAATGCGTGTATTGAGGCTTGGCTTTAGTACTGTTACAGGAAGAAGCTTCACGCACCTGAAGACACTTGATTTGACGGACATGCCAGAACTTGTGGAGTGGGTTGGGGAGCCTAATAGCAATCTGTTTTCAAGGCTTGAAAGTATCTCGCTTGAAGATTGTCCCTCTCTCTGCTCGTTTCCCTTCTTGGAGTACTCTCACCTATTTACTAACTTGTTCAGTCTTGATATTAGATACTGCCCCAAGCTGTCTCAGTTTCCACCCATGCCTCGTACCTCCACACTATCAAATATGCAATTGTTCAATCGTAGCTCATCAGTAGTATTGCACGGAAAGAAGAAATTCAGAATTAAACAGTATAAAGGTGCTTTGGCCTTCCACAATTTGGATGAAGTAGAGGATATGCGAATTGTGGGTGGGCCACACATTTCGTGTTCAAGCCTCAAAAAACTAAACTCCCTGAGAAGTGTACATTTTGAAGAATGCGACGACATGTTTTTTGCAGAACAAGATGATGCTGTTGTTCTCCATTCTGTTCAGAATCTTGTAATAAGTGATTCACGTATTACTGGAGAAtcattttcaaatgctttgaaacttTTGCCAGCTCTTTCCCAGGTTATCTTAGACAAGTGTAAGAGGCTTGAATTTCTGCCTGTGGAGGATGGAGGACTCTCGGGCCTCAGGATGCTCCAATCATTTAGAGGATTGGGATGTGGGAATCTGTTCTCTCGGTGGCACAAGGGAGAAGTAGGTGGAGGTGGTCATGCCATCAAGCCTTTCCCTACTTCCCTCAGGGAACTTGACATTTCCTTCGAGTTAAGCATAGAGTCAATGGGTCTGCTCTCAAACCTCACGTCTCTCACCAGTCTAAGCTTGAAGGTTTGCAAAGAATTAACAATGGATGGCTTCAATCCTCAAATCACAGTCAACCTCAAGCAATTGGTTTTATATGCGAACAAGTTTATAGCTGGGGATCTGCTGTCAGAGATTGCAAGGAGCAAACTAATGCATGCAGGTTCATTCCAGTTGGAAGAATTAGAGGTGGATAGCATCTCGGCCGTGCTTACTGTTCCCATCTGCAGCCACCTTGCTGCTACCCTCCACACATTGCGGTTCACTATTGATAAGCTGGCAACAACCTTCACGGAAGAGCAAGAGCAAGCGCTCCTGCTCCTCACCTCCCTCAAAAATCTAGAATTTGAATGGTGCAAGAATCTAGAGTCCTTCCCTCGAGTGCTACGTGGCCTTTCTACCCTCAAGAGATTAAGGATCTATATGTGTGATAAAATCCTATGCTTGCCGTCAAAGGAGAGCCTCCCTGCTTCACTGGAAACGCTAGTGGTATGGTGTGATAGTCCTGAGCTAACTGAGCAAGCCAAAAAACTGAAAGGAAGTGAACCATGGTTTTCT GGCTATAGAAGTAAATGGTACGGTGCTGGTGGAGCGGAACAATGGCGCACAGTGGGGGATGGGCGCGGGTCGCACAATCGCAATGAGCTGGTCATGATCTACCCACCGCCCAG GCCAGGTAAGCAGCAGGCAAAGGGCGGGAGAAGGCAGCAGGCAAAGGCCAAATACTCTAGGCGTCTTTCTTGCCTGCAGCAACTAGTGTGCCTTCCCAGTCTGCCGCCCTTGCTATTTGTACGAATGCAAGGAAGGGAACAAGCCAAGGTGCCAGACTATATACAAGAGGCTGAAAG AACTATATATGCAGACCGGAATAATGGATCATGTGACGGCAGGTTTAATCATTCTGTTGTTAGCATGATTTGA